tagaaaataataaatgtgcacagataaatcatttagaataaatatgcaatattctataaaaataagaattgtcaatttttatttcttgGTGACTTTAATGCTCGCCTCACATCAAAGAGCGATGACACTAGTGGTGACATTGTCACAGCAAGGCGaaaatgtaggcctatgttatttaaaaaattgggAGCTGTACCAATTTTTCTGCAATAGATGTCAGCAAAGCTCCACTGGTACACACAGTGGTTTGATTTGTGATTTGCAGTTTTTccgacttttgttcatcttcggaatacaaatacagatttttttgatgaaatctgagagctttctctccctccattgacagctacgcaactactactttcaagccccagaaagatggtaaagacatcattaaagtaatccttatgactccagtggtttaacctcaattttgtGAAGTGACGTGAGTgctttgtgcaaaaaacaaaaacaaaaaagtgctGTTTCACTTCAACATCTGTAGTAAAAATCTTCTCGCACTCAATGCACATGTGATTCTTCACACCACTGTGTTttcttgtgtaaaaaaaaacaaacaaacaaaaataccacactgatcacagttaaatgaTCTTTCTCCAGAATGAGTAAGCTTGAAAGCTGAAACTCACAGCATATGTTTGTTAACTGAGCTGATGAGACATGCCTCATGCATTTAAATGACAACAGTGCAACACTTAGCATGAAACACAAAGCACATCAGACTTTGTGTTCCCAAATGGCCTACATTGGAATAAGAATTGGATGTTTTTAAAGTGTCCCAATGAgtgtttttaaagtgtattttttcatgttatttatatacagtatatcagaCACACGTCTCACTTAAAAGTGTCATAGCCTCGTTTTGTGCATCAGAATCTCACTGACAACTTTGGATGACGGTTCTTTGTCCAGACACTTGTTGCAGCTGGCTAGGAAAGATTTATATGGAAGGAAGCTTTTATTGCAATggacattttctttttgtatgGCTGCGTAGAGAATCTAATTTActaaaactcttcccacatgAAGGACAGTgatacggcttctctccagtgtggctCCTCTCGTGTATTTTCAGACATGCTGACcaactgaatctcttgtcacagtgtgaacacttgtaaggtttttctccagtgtgagttcTCTGGTGCAGTTTCAATTCAGCATTTGTAATAAAGGTCTTCCCACAATCGAGGCACACATAATTCTTCACACCGTTGTGTCTTTTCTGGTGTATTTTTAAACCCCCCAGCTGactaaaactctttccacacaaagaacaCATGTAAGGCTTCTCCTTTGAGTGAACTCTCAGGTGGACCTTCAGGGATACTgccaaaacaaatgttttactGCACTGATCGCAGTTATACTGTTTTTCTCCGGAATGACAAAGCAAATGTAATTTAAGAGTGTTTGCATGTGcaaaactcttcccacattgatcacatgtgtgcggcttctctccagtgtgaatcctcTCATGTATTTTCATGTGTCCTGCCTGACTGAATCTCTTttcgcagtgtgaacacttgtaaggtttttctccagtgtgagtcCTCTGGTGCTGTTTCAGTTCAGCATCTCTAATAAAGGTCTTTCCACAATCAAAGCACATGTGATTCTTCACACCGCTGTGTCTTTCCTGGTGTATTTTTAATGCACCCATCTGacaaaaactctttccacacaaagaacaaACATAAGGCTTCTCCTTTTTATGAACTTTCAAGTGTCTCTTTAGGCATTCAGCCCTTGAAAACATTTTACCACATTGATCACAGTTATATGGTCTTTCTCCAGAATGAGAACGCAGATGTAATTTAAGAGCGTTTGCATGTGCGAATCTCTTCCCGCACTGATCGCATgtgtacggcttctctccagtgtggattttcATGTGTTCTTTAAGGAttcttttttgtgtgaaactcttcccacactgatcacatgtgaaaggtttctctccaCTATGAACCCTTATGTGATGTTTCAAATTATGTTTGTAtgagaaactctttccacagtgaaAGCAAGTAAAAGATTGTTTGGAACTTCTTTTCgacaaagatttttttatggattTGACATCATGTTTCTCCTCCACTTCAGTAAATTCTTCACTCTCCTTGTTTTCTTCTGTCATttctaaaatgaaattaaaacaggTCTGATTTTCAGTAAATCATACAGAGCAATATGAAGGAAAAGAATACACAAGTGAACCCTGATATGACAGAAGAAAGTGGCAAAAATCtgctataaaaattattttgatgcatttatttgcatactgatcttccaattattatttttaaaatatttcagccACAAATTGCAGACTTTTGTTGTAAGAAATATTTGATGTTTGAGCAACTGCATTTAATGTAGGTTGaaaactgtttaatattttagtaatatggTTGTGAAatagatataaaataaaacagcaccTATAATATTTAGTCTGACCGACTGATGTAAACAATCAATATCAATGTCTGAAACTTCATTTCACTGACCATTTGTTGACAACTAAAGAAATGAAAACTGAGTTTTAAGCTTAATTTTATACCACTTAAATggaaagtgctttttttttttttcaaatttgcTCTATTTCACAGCTCCAATGAACTTTCTAAGTACAACGACTAAATCTGAAGAACTGCTTGAAGTTTTACAACCTTAATGTTCTTTAGCATTATTAATGAAGAATcaagaataaacaccaacctattagttcttcagtatcttcatgttttattctgcaGGATTCTGGATCATTCATGTTCGTCACTTGTAGGCTGATGGGAATATTCCGACGTTTATTGGTAAATTTTGTTGAAGAAGCTTTACAAGATAGAAATTCCCGTGTAGTACGAAGAGCAGATCtggtaaaatgaaaaataattaaataagttaTTAAACCAATGATTTTAATTCAcatattttaagcatttaaattTTGTGTTTATCCATCTGTCAAGAGGTAaaattattgaatttattttttaaaacaaattcacATATTCTACAGTATCATCATATGaacaatgaaatatttaaattataaataacaccattaaaataacattccaACTGAGTTCAACTTCATTTATCTTGTCATTTAGCAGAGTTTTTGTTCAATAAGTGATTTGTTTCTAAATGAAACGTGTATTAGAGactgtaatgaaataaatgctgttaagaAATTTATATCTATATCAAAAGTGGTGATTGCGTTTTGTTTAATTTGCCTTAATCTGCTGACACTAATAAAATGAGCTTTAAGTGGCATATTACAGGGGATCTGAAGACATTAGCACAATAAATGAGGTAAAAACATAAATAGGTGTCGGCAAGTCTTAACGAGTGAGTACAATCATTAATTTAGCCGATTCATTCaaatactgattcattcagtatttatgtatctatttattatttgctttgtttttacaCTTCTtcgtatatttattttatgcattataatacatatatcaGCAGCGTTTCCTCTGAGGAgtcaagggaggcagtgcctcttcaaaaaaactggatgagaaaataatctgtattacaaaaataaaacaacgcaaatattacaaaatttgacattaaaaagtgtaaaagtcactcatttttctaaagaaacactgtccaacagcgacacccgcaggtgcAGTTACAGCGGGGAGTCTGTGTTTATAgtgcctcccttcagctcatagaAATAAAGCAGAACCCCTAAAGCGTGCGGTGgatttagtggggggtaattgagaatgaatgggggaaagtcatgtaagaggaggcaatgcctccatcaCGCTATGACTGgatatgattggatatgattggtttgtgcgataaatcccaccTCTTGTTTCCGTGCACGTTCTCGTCGAATTGGCCTGAATGAAGACACCGATGGCATATTAATgtgaagactaattaaaaagtaagtaaacaactcaccCCCTTAGATACCGCATTATGTCACATCAAAAGCAAACCTGAAATGgcagaaaacatgatgactgcagGGTTTTTAGTGAGCACTCAGCTTGgggaaattaaaggtacatcttcatGTCTGTGACCactgaccagtgtgtacaagcttgatgactgctgaaaataaatggactattaaaaagaaaagctgaacattagctcacaaataatatatataaaaaaatcaaggactttgcctcctcattttaaaacaccaccgcacaccactgatatatatatatatatatatatatatatatatat
The DNA window shown above is from Ctenopharyngodon idella isolate HZGC_01 chromosome 10, HZGC01, whole genome shotgun sequence and carries:
- the LOC127519768 gene encoding zinc finger protein 501-like, translated to MRYLRGSALRTTREFLSCKASSTKFTNKRRNIPISLQVTNMNDPESCRIKHEDTEELIEMTEENKESEEFTEVEEKHDVKSIKKSLSKRSSKQSFTCFHCGKSFSYKHNLKHHIRVHSGEKPFTCDQCGKSFTQKRILKEHMKIHTGEKPYTCDQCGKRFAHANALKLHLRSHSGERPYNCDQCGKMFSRAECLKRHLKVHKKEKPYVCSLCGKSFCQMGALKIHQERHSGVKNHMCFDCGKTFIRDAELKQHQRTHTGEKPYKCSHCEKRFSQAGHMKIHERIHTGEKPHTCDQCGKSFAHANTLKLHLLCHSGEKQYNCDQCSKTFVLAVSLKVHLRVHSKEKPYMCSLCGKSFSQLGGLKIHQKRHNGVKNYVCLDCGKTFITNAELKLHQRTHTGEKPYKCSHCDKRFSWSACLKIHERSHTGEKPYHCPSCGKSFSKLDSLRSHTKRKCPLQ